The Melopsittacus undulatus isolate bMelUnd1 chromosome 17, bMelUnd1.mat.Z, whole genome shotgun sequence DNA window AACCCTCTCTAGACCCCACAGCTGCCTGGAGCTTCTCcagcttcttcctctcctgcccctctcaggcacagccacagcaggcTGAGCATCACATTTGCCTTCCCCGCTTCCTCTTCCAGAGGGCACGCATTGACTCCCAAAACTTCCCCCTCACTTGGAGCTGAAAGTACATTTTGGGGCAAGTTTTGCCTCCCCCCCACTAACCTGACCCACATTTTTACCACCCTGAGAAGTTCACTTTGGGCAAGCCTTGAGGAGAACATGCACTTGAGCTCAGAGGTGGACACAGACCCAATGCCACACACACATCCACGGCTGTTCTCCCTCCTCCAGGTGCTTTTACTGATTTCAGCCCCACAAACAAGATCAGAACCATCAGGTGACCAACAGAAAGAGCTGAACAGGCCACTCCAGCTTCCTTTAACCCAAACCCCAACAGAACAGCATGACAATAACTCCAAGTGCATTCCTTACCAGAATGCCACCAAACGTTCCCAAGAAATCACACCAAACCCATTACAGTTACAAGTAATTAAATTTATTAGACCTATATTTTTTTAGTCAGTTTAGGCCAATTTACAGCTTCCCTGGagggtttttgttggtttttttttttccccacttcttgGTTTAgacacaaaaaaatgaaaatcataaaCCCGAAACCACCAACACATCAAcacccccgcccccccccccccggcgctCGAGGCCGGGCCCGGTCACTCCCCCGGCTTGCAGGGGCCCTTCTCGGAGCGGGGCGCGTCCTGCTCCCGCTGCAGCCGCAGGTTCTCGGTTCTCAATCTGtccacctccagctccagctgccgCACCCGCGCCGCCTCCGCCGCCTCCCCCCCGTGTTTTTTGCTCTCCATCCTTAGTCGGTTGTTCTCCTCTTCCATACGGGAAAGGcatttctccagctccaggtattccttcaccagctcctgctTGCTCATGTTCTGCAGGCTCTCCACATGGTACCGCTCGTACGTCTCCGAGAAGTCCCTCTGCAGAAACTCGCTGCCGTCACCCCCCATCCCGTCGCTTCCACCGTCCTCGTCCGCCGCCTCCTCCAGGAAATCCTCCTCGCTCGTGTCGTCCGACTTGGCTGCCGCCCGCCGCGGGTACAGCCCCGTTTTCAGATCGGGCTCCTCCTGGTCGTGGTCCTCCATCAGGAACTGCGTCGTGTTGTAGGGAGCCACCGGCTGCCCCTTGGCGAACATCTCAGCCCGCAGCCGGGAGGCGCGGAGGCTCTGCCGCTCGTCgaactgctgcttctcctcccagCTGAGCTTCGAGTACGGCTTCCAGCGACGCTTCTTCTTCGACGGCCGCCGACGGTGTTTCTTCTTCACCGGCCACTCCTCAGCTCGGCCCACCGCCGCCCGGTACCGCGGCCCCAGGCCGGGACGCGCCGCTCCACCCGCCGCCGGCGGCGGCCCCTCGGCGCctcccgctgccgccgcctccTCCGCCCCGGGGGGAGGCAGCCGCTCGGCTTCTCCATCCTCCGCGCTGCCTCGTTGTGGCTCCGGCCGCAACTCGGGTTCGGGCTCGCAGCTGGGTTGCGGTTCGCGCTGGGGTTGCGGCTCGGGCTCGGCGAGCACCGGCTCGGCGGGCACCGTGTCAGCCATCGCGCTCCGCTCCCTCGGGGACGGGCGCTACTCGAGCCGCATGGGGCTGCCCCCGCCCCCGGCTCAGGCCGCCTGGGCCATGGCACAGGGCAGAGCCCCCGGGGATCGCCGCCGCCGGAGGCGGTCACCGGTCACGGAGGAGTTAACGCCGCTGGACCCGCCCTCCCGCGCGCATGGCacgcgccgccgccgccccccccccaccccacacacACCGCTCTGCCGCTACAACCCGCCGCAACCACCGCCAGCTCCCGACTGGGCCCCCCGCTCTCGGCCCCGCCTTAAATAGCCGCAACTCCCCGCGCAGGCGCATTGCTTGCCACGCCTCTGCTGCGCGCCGGAGCCCCGCCCCCGCCGTGAGCCCGGCTCACCCACTCAGGCTCCCCGCCATGAGGGCGGTGCCACACACAGCCAATCAGAGGGGGAGGAGGGCGGGCACGACGGCTTGGCCACACCCCCAACGGCCGCTGCGGGAGGGGGGCCACCATTGCCCTCGCTGGATGTCCCTTGCGAGTGGCTCCGCCAATCAGAGCACAGGGAGGGCGGGGCCGTACCACGCACGGAGGGGTGCTCCTGCGACCTTCAGGGCCGCTCGGAGGGCAGCCCCCCCTGCTCCGCGGCGAGACCGTGAGGCGGCCCGAAAAGAGTCCCCGCTCCGCGGAGGGGGCGCGGGGTTCTGCTGCGCCCCAGGGACACGGGAGGTTCTGCGGCCAGGGGAGGCCGCAGGGGTgcggaggtggggggggggggggaagcggAAGGATCCTGGTGCCGAGCGGTGGGAGATGTAAACAAACGGAGGAAAGAAGTCCCTTCTTAAAGGCACCACGTCCCTTTTTTGTGTCGGGGTGGTGCAGAGCTGCGCTCCCAGATCGGGGCCCTACCGGCGGGTGGGGGCGGCAGGGGCCGGGTCCTGGTACTGCCGCCCCCCCGGTGACGATATGTATTCAACACGGCCCCTGGGGCCCCACGGACAGGGTGGAGTGCTGGGGACCCGGGGCTGGGGGGACACTGGGGAAAAAGAGTGTTACCCGAGATAAGGACCTGAGGCTGCGGTGGGCAGGACACGGGGGTCCGTGGCCAAGGAGTGGGGGGCAGCGTACGGAGGGGGGTCTCTGGCCGGCCCCCCACATTGGCTGGGATCCCCGGCAGTGGCACGAGGCTCACGGGTGGCTCCGCAGGTCCCCAACAGCCCCCATACATCGAGGGCAGAAGTTGCTTTCTGCCCGTCCGGGGCCAGGAGACCTCGGGGTGCAGGATCCGGGACGGGGGCTGGTGCCAGTACTGGAGACATCCGCCCTGGAGGAGAGGCCGGGGCCAGGCAGCTGACCTGTGCCCCTGCCCAACCACCTCTCCCCGCAGCAGGCACCGGAGCTGGACTGAACAAGCAGCTTTAATTGTGGCAGGTTCAGATGTCCAAGCACTTCGTGGAACCAGTCTCTGGGGACAGGGTAAGGGGCCATCCCCTGATGCACACCCAGCACCGGGGAGGCAGCCAGATCATCTGTGTGCAGCAATGATGAGATCCAGGGGGATCCCACCTGAGGCACATGATGATCCCACACCCcaatccctatggatgctggtgCCGGTGAGGCCCTGAGCGTGACAGTTGTGATTGGTGGAGCACGGTGGCTGCTGTCCATTGGGGCCAGGGTCCTGGCCTGCAGGAGGCCCTGGGCTGTGCCAGACGATGCCCTCATCGATTGCGTGGTGCTTCCCTGGCTCAGCAAAGCAGGATAAGGAGGGAGGGTGCTGGCACCCTGGCAGGGCTGTCCTGTGCCTCACTTGGGGCCAGTGATGGCAGTGGGGATACAATGGTCACCTCTTCCTGCCCTGCCAGCGATGCAGAAGCCACTGGGTGATGAAGGGCCAGGTGATGAGGAAGAGTAGGGTGTGTGGGGAAACGGTCAGGGGCCATGGGGATGGTGCCTGGTGAGGGGACAGAGAGAGGAGAGGTGGAGAGGAGGGCAAaggtgtcactggtgtcaccaAACATCTCCCAGCCCTCTGCCAAAAGGCAGGTGGTAGCAGGCACAGAGCACTGCCTGGACCTCCTTGTCGCATCCATTACCCTGTGCACATCTGGCACCAACACCACTGGCCCCAGTGCCCAGGCACTGGGGACATGTCCCCAGGGATGTCACCTGCTCCCCAGCTGATGTACCCTTCCCTGACCTTCTTCACCACCACATCCCTTACCTCCAACTCACCTGCAAAGCAAGCAGCCGGCTGGGCTCGGTCCCAGCTGCATCCCCCTGCAAGACAAGTGATGGTATGGAGGGGCAGGTGAGGCTGGGaacccccttccagccccaacATCCCCAAGAGAGGAGGGAACAGGCCAAAGCCAGCCCACTCCAGGCTCCTACGAGGGACCTGATGGTACAGCCAGGCTGGGACTCCAGGGACAATGGAAATGATGGGGGCAGTGGTTCCCTGCCTGTACTTTGGGGCAGATTAGAGCAGCACCAGCCTCTGCCTCACTGGGTTGTGTCACCAAAGCCCAAGCTCTCTCCACTCTTGGGTCACCCAGGGCTGCATGTTCAGGGATGGGCACCTATTTTGGCCCCACCACCCAGTGCTGGTGTGAAGCAGCTCCCCAGGTGTCACAGCACACACCTGAGAGGAGGTGAGTGTCTCCAGCTTGCTCAGGCGCTCCAACACTTGCTGCATGTCATCCTGCAGGGCTTGCACGGTGCTGGCTACACAGGCATccagctccaccagcagccTCGGGCTGAGCTCAGGGGTGCTCTTGGTGTCCTGCTTCATCCCGGCCAGCCAGAGACCTGTGGGGTGCAGAGATGGGGGCTGCTCAGCAGCGGTGGGGCAGGGACAGTGTGTGTGCAGGCTGAGCATCCCTAGGACCTCCAAGCATATGCTGTGTGCCATCACCCAACATGAGCAACggatcatagaattacagattggtttgggttgaagggaccttaagatcatccaattccaatccctgccatgggcagagatacctcacactagaccaggttgacCAAGGcccttgtccaacctggccttggacactgccaggacCATGTCAGGCTGCCTGCACGCTGCCAGGCAGACAGCAGGGAGCTCCCagtccagccctgctgcccacatccccatccatcAGTCAGCCCTAGGCCTGTCTGCAGGCCATCATGCCCCCACCAGCATAGTGGTAGCGGGTGACCTGCAGCCCAGTGGTGCACATGGGCCACACTACACCCAGTGCAGGCAGGATGTCAAATGCTGCattgctgcactgctgcctACCTGACAGGCCCCATGGTCAAGCAGGTCAGGAGGGTCTGCACAAACATTAATTGGGGTGAGATAATGGTGAGAGGGGTGGGCTGTGCGCAGGTGAGGTTTCAACACCACCTCTGCTGTCCCCTGGGTAAGGGTGGCATGGAGCAGAAAGACTCCAGGGTGTGTCTGGAGAGAGCTGCAGAGCTTGGCAGAAGGCTCCTTGTCCCCTCTCCACAGCAGAAGAGTGTGGGGCCTGGTTGTCCCCAGACATAAGTAGCAGCAGTGGGTGGCATTTGGTGAGTGGTACCAAAGGAGCAGGGTGTCCCCAGGACCAGTGCTTCCAGGAACACAGCCCAACATCACCCAGTCCCACCGCAGAAAAGTTGGTGGGTGCCCACCAGGGAccacaggcaggagctgagcacaggcaggcagggctctgtgcaacctcagtgctgctggggaggagccagcagagcatcctccaaaacagcagcacagggaatgtGTCCTACAGTGGTAACAATGAACTGCTTGGAGACCAATGGCTAAGACACAGGATGCTCAGGACTTCTTGCAGCTACTGAACAACCCACCCCTGGGTGCTGGAGCCAAGGTCTGTGCCCTGTTGGGGCCTCATTTCTCTGCTCCACCCCAAACAGCCCCTGAGGTCTGACCCTGCTGGCCgggaggtggggaaggagcAGTGAAGGAGCTGAGGGCTACACCCACCTCTCTTGGAGCCAGGAGCTGCaagcccagtgctgctgctcccctctAGTCTTCTGCCTTCACCCTGCTCCCCTTGCCCAGCATCAGGGGGTGTCAGGGGCTCAGGCCTGACCTGGCCACCGTTCAGGCAGAGCCCCAGAGGCTGCCCAGCCTGcacaggggagagaaggggcCTGAGCCTCCCGCTCCCCTCTCTGGGGGCTACGGGGCACAGAAACTGATGCCAGGGCAGTGGTGGTACCTCCCCCCATGCCCCATAGCAGCAGTTCTGGTGGTGGAGGGAGTGTGTGTGGGGTGTGAGTGAAGCCAAATCTCACTGGCAACACCAGTCAGCGCCTGGTCTGGGAGGTGACAGAGCTCTAGAGCAGCAGAGCAAAGTGAGGCACCTGGGCTTGAGGTGGCACAAGTGCTCCAGGGAGAAGCCAGGCAGCTGGGtggctccctccctcctgcccaccGAATCCACTTAGCCTCTTCACAGCACCTCGAGTGCTGAATGCTGCTGGTGTTGGCCAGGCTGCCTGGTAGCAGGGAGAAGAGAGTAAGCAGCAGGCGTGCAAGCAAGGTGCCCACACCAGCCCCGCTTGTGCTTACTGGCCTCAGTCAGCCCTAGCAGTCCACCAGTGCCACACTGGAGCCTCATCACAGGAACGAGGGTTGCTGTGAGTGATGCTGAGGCACATCAACAGCTCCTCAGCCTCCCCTCAGTGACAGGGGTTTCAAGAGGGACACAAAGCACAGATGGAGCAGTCATGTGGCCCCATAGGTTTTGGGAGTCTCACAAGGCTCGCAGGATGGAGGTGCCAAGCGGtggcacagcagtgctgtggcagTGGGGAGAGGCGGGGGAGCAGACAACAGAGATCTGCCTGAGGAGtacaggcagggcagggcaggcagcagaggtTGCGCTGGACTCCAGCGCTTCCCAGCTCTCCATTACCTGCACAGGCTCCATCTGCTCCACGGTATCGCAGTACACATCCCCCTCGGAGTCACTGGTCACCTGGGTGCCCTCCAATGCTGCGGTGGCAGGAGCCAGCGCCCATCCTGGAAGGGAAGCACATGGCTCAGCCGAGGGCACAGCAATGCTTCAGCCGTGTCCAAAGGGCAGCCAAAGCTCAGTGCAGCTGCAAGGCAACAGGTCGACAAGTGGGCAAGAGGGCAGCATCTGCATGCACAAGGTGAGGCAGGAGGAGAATGACACTGAGGCACAGAGGAAGGAACTGGCTCTGTTACTACCACCCGGATCATGCCCATGACTCCAAGAACCCgattctccctcctcctgcccatggcatcaGAGAGTCCTGCTTGTGGCACGCACATCCCAACACAGTGTCCCTTCAGGGTAGGCTCCTCTGCCCATATGTGGCTCCTGCCTTGGGAGAAGGCTGCCAAAACCCTGGCACAGGGGTGAGCCCATCCAGCGGGATCCAGGGccctggctgccctggcagggagCATGTACCATTCCCACATCCCCTCTGGGAACCTGGACCTTCCAGGGCAACATTTTCCCAGTCCACAGGGAAACACTCTTGCCTTCTCACTGGAATTTAGCAGAATCTGGGCCCTCTACACAGGTAAGAGCAACACAGAGTCAAACCAACATGCCCAGGGTTACCCCGGCAACAAGAACAGCACCAAGAGCAGGACCAATGAACACCTCCAGTGCCTGAAACACTGGTGGGGTTGGACCAGAGGAGCCTGAAGACAAGAACCCTGTGGGCAGAGGGAGGCCAGTGATTCCTCCACGTGTCTCTGATGGGTGGTTGCCCCAGGGAGACCAACCTGGCACATGCTGCTCGTTCTGCTGCTCCATAGGCAAGGCATCTTCATGGTGCTCCGGGGCCAGGCTGCTTGCTGGGTCATCCTGGCTGGGCTCTACAGAGGGGAAGGGCAGAGTGGAGTTAAAACCTTCTGGGTGACCCTTGAGCACAGGCTCTCTGTGACCCTGCCAGCATGGCTGGAGGACACACAGACGTGGGGACACCCTCCAGGCCAGGAGCCTCCGGAGACATGCAGCAGCTGGCAGAGACAGAGACTGGCTCTGTTTGCCAGCAGCCCAGGAATCAAAGTGAGCTCCAACAGTCAGCAATGTCTACCCCATCTCACCCCACTGCAGTCCCCTGAgtccccacagcagcaggcagagggaCCTGACCAACAGCTGGGTGAACACCAACAGGTGACAGCCGCTGTGCTTGGCCCCTAGCAGGGCACACAGCACACGCACGGTAGCAGAGTTTAACACAAGAAACTTTGGCTGGGAGagccctgcccagcagcacatGCCATCAAGAGCttccagcaggcagcagcactccAGTTTGTGCCTagggcagctccctgcctgggaTCCAGCCCTACCCTTCCCACCTTAAGCCCAGCCCCATTTCCAGCACCCAGGACTTTGCTCCCTGCTCCGGGCCAGGCAGGTATGTGGTaatgcagctctgcctgcacagctCCACTATTCTCAACCTGCCATTCCCATCACATCAGGCCTGTGCCCGTGGGACTTCCCTAAGAGCCCAGCCCAGAGAGCTCCTCAGGGAACACGGGCAGCGGGAGCTGGCTAAGTGTTCCCTGTGCTGAAGGAACAGCAATTTTGCTGTTAATTTTGTAATTCGTTGCTACCAATTAACCTTCAGCACAGGACTTAGCACGagggctgctctgctcaggGACTGTCACTGGTCCCAAATTCCTCCTTAGTGTGCACTGGGACGAACAGGTGTGGATGGGTGCAGGCGTGGTCCCATCACCTCACACATCACTGCCAGGACAAGCCTggctccagcaccagccccctgtgcccacagggctGACAGAACAGCACTAGGCCCATGTGTCATAGGCCTCATCACTGGTCCCCAGCTGCTTCAGTCCTGGCCTGTGTACAAGACGACACTGGTGAACACTCCACTGACTGGAGAGCCATTAAAACCCTGAACCACTCATGATTTGGCTTCCAAGTGCCACTTCATGGCTTGTTGACTTTGtaactgaacaaaaccaaacctgctCAGGCTCCCACCGCACAGCGCCTCTGTCTCTCAAaagttctgcagctgctgagggTTCCTGTTCTGCTCTCATCTGCTGCAGCGTCTAAAATCCCCTTCTCCTCTAGATTATAAGTAACAAAAGCTGCAATTGTACAAAGTCATAAGGTGAGTTTGAGAAGCTTTAACACCAATCACTCAACAGCTTAAGAAGTTCAATGGTTTAAACCACCATTACAGGCTCCTCTGGCTCATTGGCTCCACAGATGCTACCAGGTTTAGGTTTAAGTAATAGTGTCATTTATAAGTGACACTGGGAGACAGTGACACTCCCAAGTGGGTAACGACCAGGACTTCAGACCCAGATTTTAGATTCCAGAGAAAACAATAATAAGACTGTGTGCCTTTTAAAAGGATTCAACatcaaaatagaaaacaaaagcaccAGGTTACCACAGGAAGGAGCAGCCACCCTGAGGCCAAACCTTCTAGCGTTCCTGTTGGATGCAGGGGGTGGCAGTAGCAGTCAGACACATGAGAGATGCCTGGGAACAGGCAAGGAGTGAGTGTAGTTGTCAGCACTCTTCCGACATTAGCAAAGCACTGATAGTTTACACATCAACTGCAAATATACCCTGAAAGCTcatctgctgctgagctcatcTACTGGAGATGCGGCACAGCCAAACCTCAAGgcatgtgaccagcaggttcaTTCTGTCGTAGCCAACACCTTTTTGAACCACCACATCCAGCCCTTTGCTCCCTTGGGTGTTTCTCACAAGTGAGATACACTGAGGACTGCCCTGCTCCAGGGGTTAGACAGGTCCCCAGATGCCTCCCAGCATGAGGCAGTAGGCACAGGCATGGAAAGAGCTGAGAAGGACTCTTCTGTAGGACAAGGCAGTCCCAGCAATCCTGTTTCTCAACCCGtttctccccatcccctctgctGCTAAAACCAGCTGGCCTATTTAAGTGTTTACATCAGATGATCGGACTCCCTGTACACAGCCCACCCTGCCTGGAGGTGGGCCAGTGCCAAAAGAAAGCACAGCCTCCCTGCTGCAATGCTCCATGGGAGCCGATCCCCTGCACTGCAGCATACAGGGACTGTACGATGCCAAGGGGCATTTGGAAGCCAGATCTTAAGTTGTCACCTCAAAGTTTTGTGGAGAGAAAGCCCAGACTGAAGAGACTGTGTCACTTGAAAAGCCACTTGCTTGGTGGTGACCAAATAAGCACCTCAGGAGCAGCTGTGCCATAGCAGGGGAGTCAGTGGGATGTGGCACATACATCCTGTGTCCCCCTCAAGGAGCAGGATGAGCACAGCCCAGAGGTGATGGCCATACTGGTGCAGAAGCAGTGAACAGCAGGTGCTATGTGTCACAAGAGAAGAGTATGGCATGGAGGTGAGGGATGTGCTGGGGTCAAGCGGGGCACAGCGGCTCCCACTCACCCCCTTTCCTCTTGAAGAAGGCCTCAGGGGGCCGGGGCATGTCATGGATCACCTCATAGAGCGGCTCGAAGTACCTGAACATCTCCTCTGTTGTCTCATCCATGGGCACCGTGTCAATGACCTGGGGAGAGACAGACGCAGCTTGGGACGGGCACCCCGATCACCCAACCCCAGCCACTATATCCCCCTCTCTGTTACCTTCTGGGCCACCTTCTTCATTTCAGCCACGTAAGCCTCCATCGCCTCCTCCTTGGACATCCTCCCCAGGCTGTTCCAGGCATCCCTGCGGACAACAGCGGCAGGAGGTAGAGAGGAGTGGGCAGCACCGGGTGTAATCCGGGCCACGCGCTAGCGCCGGAGGCCTTACCATTTGTAGCGGCCGATGGGGTCCCAGAAGCCGGGCCTGGGGCCTTGGCAGCGCCCCGCTGTCGCCTGCTTGTAGTAGCTGTAGAAACGCAGCATCTCCTCGTAGGAGGGTCGGTACGAGCCTGCGACGCGACACGGCCTCAGCGGAGCCGGGAGTGGGCTCcaggggttggggttggggcTGCTGCCCGGTCCCACCCCGTTACCGGCCCCTACTCACCGCTCCGGGGGAGCCCCTGGATAACCTGAACGGCGGCGAGGAACTGCGCCCGGCAGCCAGCCTCTGCCATGGCGCCGGCACCGGTACAGGCCCCGGTGCGTGTCCTGTCTCCGTGAGGGGAGAGCGCGGGAGCCAATCAGCGCCTGCCTTCTATCGGCCCCTCCGCGTTGTGACCAATTAACTCGCCGCTTCCGAAACGGGACGttctgccccttccctgccccttCGGCCCGGGGCACAGGGACAGTGGTGAGCGCACGCCCCCTGCCGGATGGATGGCGAGAGTGCCGCTGACCGGGGAGAGAGGGCCCGGTCCGCCGCGGCGCCCCCCGGTGGGCTTCCTGAGGAACTGCAGCGCAGCGGGAGGTGAACGGGAACCGGAGCAGTGGGTGCGCAGGGACCGCGGGTGCGCCAGAGTAGGGCACCAGGTCAGTGCATCGGAATAGCGACCCTGGGCAAAGGAACAGTATACTGGTAGAGGGGGTGCACCAGGACTGGGACAATGCACAGGGACAGTCAGTGTACCGAGACAGTGCACGAGGGTAGTGAGTGCATGGTAACAGCGAGGGCACCAGGACGGCACACCAGGACAGTGGTGCAATGCACGTGGATAATGCACCGGTGCAGTGCTCCAGGAGAGTGCAACGAGACAGTGCACAGAGATTATGCTCCAGTATACTGGGATAGTAAAGAGTGCACTGGGCAGTGCACAGGGATAGTGAAACTGGTACAGTGCACTGGGACAGGATAGTGCACCAGGATAGTGAACCTGTGCACTGGAACAGTGCACAAGGGCAGTGTAAGGGGATAATGCATCGGGACAGTGCACCAGGACAGTGCACAGGCGCAGTGCACTTCCAAACCAAATAATCCCGTGGTTCTGTGACAATCATCCAGGAAACTGGGCCATGCATGGGGACATTGGGACCACATGCTATGACATCAGGACAATGCATGAGGACAACACACCAGGCACAGGAACAGGCATTGGGGCTGCATAGTGAGGATCTTGGGGGAATGCACTGGAGGACTGGGACATCGTGCTGGGACATGGGTGACATGGGAACATGGGTGATCTGGAGGTACGAGGTGCTCTGAGGATGTGGGATGTTATGGGGTTCCCAGGGCACCACCCTAATCCAGACTCACCCAGTgctggatgctgggatggggatgcaaAGCAGCTTTCAGCAGCCCCATGCCATGCTTCATCATTATCCCACACTCCTGTTTTCCTACATTTGGGGGAATTTCATTTCTTCCCACATCACAGATTACAAATCCAAGTAGGGGGACATTCCTTCCCAAACCCCCTATTTCCCATCCCATGGCCCCTGAGGCAATGTTTCCCCTACATGGAGAATGACTTTAGGAACGTGGTGCAGCTGAGTGTGCTAAGCGGACCACAAAGTGCTGGTGTAGGTGGACTGAAGAGGACAGACGACATTTCTTCCTCATGAACTGTCTAGAATAGGATGTATGAGAACAGAAGAAGTCTTCTGATTAACCACAATATAAGCATAGGAAAATGTAGCCTGCGCTATTTGATTAAGAGTGGTGATTGTTCAAGTGATAGCGGAGCTTGCTAATCTAAGGCAAATGTTAGCTAGAGGCAATAGTAAGGAAATGGTGTTTGAAAATGGTGATTGGGTGACCTTTACATGAAAGGATGTGTGGCAGTCTTTAATTGGTTATGTGCTGTAACACCCTTGAAAGACTAAAGTATATAATCATGTGGTGTGTGCTAAATAATCGATTCTGTACCTCTGTTCTCAGAGTTTGTGTCTCCATATACCACAAATGGCACCCAAACAGGGAAATGAAGATGTGAAGAGAACTGCAGACCGCAGGTAGCTGCAGAAGCCCGGTGGTGTACCCCATGTGGCTGGATGGAGGGAACCAGCTGAAGGAGAGGATCCTCGTAAGATTCACCACCAGTCGCTGGACAGCTAAGGTGAGCAGCTGTGGGTAGATAGCCTGAGGTATTGATCCTAAATATGGGTCAAGGCGCAACAAAGGAGCAACACCTCCATAACAATCTGCTGTAGTGCATTCTGCAAAGACAGGACTTGAAAGTAGCCCAGATAGGCTTAGTTAGACTATCGATCTGGATCAGACATCATTGCCCCTGGTTTCCACCAACCAGCACCTATGATTTGACTCTGTGGCAGTGAGTGGGAGAAGAGTTGCAGACAGACCAGACAGCAAAGCCTGACTCCTTAATGGAATGTTTATTGACTTAGCACTTGGTTTATTCAGCCTTGTGAGCTTTTTAGCCAGTGGAACAGGTATTGCAGAATGCGGCAGCTTCTAAGCCTGATAGGGCAGAAGTGGCGGAGGGGCTGCAGTCCTTTGAACTGCTTGGCCCTGATGAAGGCCCAGCTCCCTCACTGGTGGAAAATCCTGATGAATCATAGGATCCCTTTGATCCTGGACTGATTGACCCAGGGACAGAACGTGATCTATGCTCACCACCGATACCTGTGACAGTTTTGGCTGCTATGGCCCCCACTGCTGATGAAATCCTGCAACAGGAACGTAAATGCTTGTCCCAGTCCTCTGTGGCACGACCACTGCCAGCTGCCCCTCTGCTGCAA harbors:
- the LOC101879903 gene encoding protein HEXIM1, yielding MADTVPAEPVLAEPEPQPQREPQPSCEPEPELRPEPQRGSAEDGEAERLPPPGAEEAAAAGGAEGPPPAAGGAARPGLGPRYRAAVGRAEEWPVKKKHRRRPSKKKRRWKPYSKLSWEEKQQFDERQSLRASRLRAEMFAKGQPVAPYNTTQFLMEDHDQEEPDLKTGLYPRRAAAKSDDTSEEDFLEEAADEDGGSDGMGGDGSEFLQRDFSETYERYHVESLQNMSKQELVKEYLELEKCLSRMEEENNRLRMESKKHGGEAAEAARVRQLELEVDRLRTENLRLQREQDAPRSEKGPCKPGE
- the ACBD4 gene encoding acyl-CoA-binding domain-containing protein 4 produces the protein MAEAGCRAQFLAAVQVIQGLPRSGSYRPSYEEMLRFYSYYKQATAGRCQGPRPGFWDPIGRYKWDAWNSLGRMSKEEAMEAYVAEMKKVAQKVIDTVPMDETTEEMFRYFEPLYEVIHDMPRPPEAFFKRKGEPSQDDPASSLAPEHHEDALPMEQQNEQHVPGWALAPATAALEGTQVTSDSEGDVYCDTVEQMEPVQAGQPLGLCLNGGQVRPEPLTPPDAGQGEQGEGRRLEGSSSTGLAAPGSKRGLWLAGMKQDTKSTPELSPRLLVELDACVASTVQALQDDMQQVLERLSKLETLTSSQGDAAGTEPSRLLALQAPSPWPLTVSPHTLLFLITWPFITQWLLHRWQGRKREAPRNR